A window of uncultured Methanoregula sp. genomic DNA:
TGCGCAACCATCTCCTCCACTACAAACGCGAATGGGTTGTGATCGCAGGTGGCCCGAACTCTGCCCGGAACGAGGAAACCTCAGGGGAAAAATTCGGAAAACTGCTCAGGAACCGGTTTGCACCCAATCCCTTTGCCGACAAAAACCTGCCGTTCTTCCCTTACCAGTGCCTTGGCCACGGGTGTGCGGAATGGGCCGTACTGAACAGTCTCATATTCACGGATGCATTTTTCCGCAGGATTAGCCTGCCGGCACCGTATGAATCGGTCCGCGACGATATCCTGACCCGGTAATGATTTTGGCACTCAAAAAGAACGGAATGGCAATCCGACACTTCAGAAAGGGGATCCCGTGTTTGTCCTGAGGAAAAACACCGGGAAGAGATCTATTATTTCTTCTTCTTGTCTTTGGGAGCTTTCTTCTTTGGCTCTTCTTTTGCCATGGACATCAGATCGATGACATAGCTGCCTTCTTTTCCAACACTCACGATCCTCTCGTCGCTTTGCGCCATCTTCTCGAGATTCAGCTCGTACGAACCGGGGGAGACGATCCGGATTGTCTCCACCCGGTCGTACATCTCGACCTCTTTCTTCTTCGGCTCGACTACTTCGAGGACTTCCTCGTGAGACTCCTCGGCAATCTCCTCGATGGACTTCTCTTCGAGAACATCCTTGTTGATCTCCCCCTCCTTGACGTAGAGGAACTTCTTGCCGCCGCAGCTTGCGCACCCTTTCAGGATCTCGGTCGACCCGTCCTTGTATTCCCGCCCGCATTTCGTACACTTGTGCGGCATGATGTTCACCCGAAGTATTCGAGCATCATCTCGTAGAGATCTTCAACATTCCTGCCTTCAAGACCCGATATGGCTACTACCGGGTGCTGGGGAAATGCGCTGCGGATCCGGGCAGGGGCGGCATCCGGTAGGTCGATCTTGTTTGCGACAATGATGACCGGCAGGTTCCTGCTCTCGATGATCCCAATCATCATGATATTGACCTGCATGAAGGGATCGAGCGTCGAGTCCAGCATGTACACGACGCCATCGATATCCTCCCGCAGCCAGTGCATGGCTTCCGCAACCCCTTCGGTAGCTTCCCGCGCACGGATGATCGCCTCGTCCTTCTCCATCCCGAATTCGAGGAACTCGTGGTAATCGATCTTGGTGGTGACCCCGGGAGTGTCCACGATATCCATCGTGATCGTGTTCCCGTTTGCTCCGGAGATGATGACGTCTTCCTTCTTTCTTGCCCTCCGCGTCTCGTGAGGGATCTCGCTCACGGGGCCCACAGCATCCCCGGTCCAGTCCCGGGCAATGCGGTTTGCGAGGGTGGTCTTTCCCGCATTGGGCGGGCCGTAAATGCCGATACGTGTCCTCTTTTTCTTGAAAAAGCGATTGAGGAAGCTGGAAAATTTCTTCTTGGCCGTACCAAACGTCTGGTAAAATATTTTCACGGTACATCCCGCCGGTTACGTCTTGTATTAAGGTACAAAGAATTCACCATAATTCGTTAGTAGTGTATAGAATACGCAGTTTATTATGTTTCTCGTAGAGCCCCCCTGAGTATCGCCGGTGACGGTCTCCCGGACTGCTGGAATATTACCTGCAGGCATGGGAATCTGCCCGGGCCAAATTGTATTTATAGAGGGATGAGGCAGTATGCTAATTGTAATCATCAGAATCAAGCACACCATGGAGGTGACTCATGAAAAAGACTTCGAGCGCAATTCGCTTCGAGACCCGCGTTCCCTTGAAAGAGATAATGCGGCACGACCCGACCACGATCAGTTCAGATGCAACGGTAGCGAAGGCAGCTGCAGCAATGTGCCACGATGATGTGGGAAGCTGCATCGTCCTCCAGCATAACCTGCCCGTCGGCATCGTGACTGAACAGGATATCAACTGCAAGGTTGTAGCAAAGGATCTCAAGCCGAGCACAGTACATGTGAACGAAATCATGAGCACGCCACTCATTACGTTGAGTGCGGAGAAGACTGTAGGCGATGCTGCCCACATGATGGTGAAGCATAAGGTCAGGAGGCTCCCGGTTGTCAACGAGAGCAAGAAAGTCATCGGCATCGTGACTGTTCGGGATCTCCTGACCGTTTCCAACGAGCTCAATGAACTCTTGACCGATCTCATCGAGATCAACCGGGAAGAGATTGTTGAGCAGGGCATATGCAGCCGCTGCAGTCAGATGTCTGATGACCTCAAGCGGGTGGACAGCGTTCTGCTCTGCCCCCGCTGCCGCGAGGAGGACAATATCACATGAGGACGGCACAGGATTTCATCATTGAGATCCCTGTGCTGAAACCAGACGACCAGATAACCAGGGCACGGCAGATCTTGAGAGATGACCGGTTCCGTGAGATCTATGTCGTGGATGGGAAGAAGAACCTGCTCGGGTACATCGATATCACGGATGGCCTGAGGGAAACCTCCACGAAATCAAACGTCACAATCCGGGGATTCATACGGGATGCCCCTATGGCAGACCCGGCAGAGTCCATCGAACGGGTTGCAGGCATGATGCGGGAATACCGCACGGACAGCGCAGCAGTCACAAGCCCGAAACCACGGTTGATCGGGGGGCTGCTCCTGTCCGACCTGTTCCCGGTCATCATCTCGCGCAATGAACTGCACGGTCTGGTTTCAGACAGGATGACGCAGAAAGTGATCGCCGCTGATCCCTCCGATGAGCTCCAGAAGGTTTACACGATGATCATGGAGAGCGGGTATTCAGCGTTCCCGGTTGTCAAGAAAAAAAGACTCGTCGGCATAGTATCGAGGAGAGACCTGATAAGCTCGCGGCATGTCCGGTCGGAGCTTGCCCGTAATGCCCGGATACCTCTTGAAGACATCATGACAAAAGAGGTGTTCACGATAACCCCGGACGACCCCGTCAGCGTGGCTGCGGAGATGCTTGTCAGGCACGATGTCAGCCTGCTGCCGGTGATGGAAGGCGATCACCTGGCTGGCGTGATAAACCGGCACGATATTCTTGCCGCTCTTGCCTGATCAAGGCTCGGGGAATCAATGGAGATCCCTCCCTTTGCGGGAAGGATCCGCTATCAGAACCAAGGAAAAACTGGTCACGAGAATTAAGGAGGGTGATACATGCACCAGAATGACCGGAGCATCAAACAGGGCGACAGGCTCCTGAAGATGCAGGGAAAACTCGACCGGGGCCCGGTGGAGTTCAAATCCCATATCGCAGAACAGGAAGGGGAGATCATGGCGATCGCCACCCACGACGTCATAGCGATGCCGCCGACCCAGAGTATCATTGCGGCAGCAGAGCACATGACGAAGTGTGGTTTCCGGCGCCTCCCGGTGACCGATGCCGGTACCGGCAGGGTCCGGGGGATCATCACCTCGGGAGATATCATGAACTTCATGGGTGGCGGGGACAAGTTCCGCCTCGTTCAGGTCCGGCACGGGGGAAACCTCCTTGCGGCGCTCAATGAGCCGGTCCGCACCATCATGACCCAGCAGCTTGCAACCCTGCAAAGCGATGCCCGGATCACCGATGCTGTCGAGATCATCGTAAAAAAGAAGATTGGCGGCCTGCCCGTGGTCGATAAGGAGGACGTTCTCATGGGAATCGTGACGGAACGGGATGTCATGCGGGTGCTTGCGGCACAGCACAGCAACCTCCACGCGGAGGACGTCATGAGTTCGGCCCTGCGGGTCACCGGCCCCGACAGCACTATCGCGTCCGTTACGCGGGACATGACGAAGTACCGGTTCCGGAGGCTGCCCGTTGTCAGTGACGATGTCCTTTATGGCATCGTTACGGCAACGGACATCATGCGCTATCTCGGGAGCCGGGAGGTCTTCTCCCGTCTCACAACGGGCAGTTTCGCGGAGGTTGCCGATCTCCCGGTCCGGGCCCTGGTGGCAGGGGAGCTCTTCACAACAACTCCTGAGAAGAGCATCAACGATGTTGCCCGCGAGATGCTGGAAAAGAACATCGGGGCGCTCCCGGTGATCGAGGACTCCCGCTTAATCGGCCTCGTCACCGAGTTCGACCTCGTGAAAGCCTTTGCAAAGGGGTGATAAGTCATGTATGCCCGCGATGTGATGACCGCACCGGTCTATACAATCTCTCCCAATGAGACCGTTGCCCATGCGAGGAACCTGATGGTAAGGCACAAGATCTCGCGCCTGCTGGTCATGGAGGAGGGGATCCTTTCCGGCATCCTGACCAAGAAGGATATCGCATACCGGCTCCGGCAGGGAGAACCCGTCTGGCGCCGCCGCCCGCTCGACCGGATACCGGCAGGTGCGCTTGCAACAGAAAATCCCATCACGGTTGCCCCCGATTCGCCGGTCAGGGAGATTGCCCGCATCTTTGTAAAGAAGGCCATCAGCAGCGTACCGGTCATTGATACCGGGTGTGTTGCAGGGATTGTAACAAAGACCGATCTGATGAAATCCGCCCTTGTCCGGAATCTGAAAGGTACCGCCGGGGACGTGATGGAGGATGTAGCGGTTGTGGACCGGTACCATTCGCTGAATCATGTAGTAAGCGTGATGAAAGAGAGGAACGACAAGGTGCTCGTGTGCGACGAGGATGGGACTCCCGCCGGTATCATAACCGAGACGAACCTTGCGTTCTTTGAAGACGAACCAAGAGTATCAGGCATGGTGGGAAAAGATGTAACAATATCGAGACGTGAGACCTCCCAGAAAAAGAGCGGATTAAGCCAGCTCTCGGTTGCATCGGTCATCGCCGAGGACGTTATGACGAGCCCCGTCAGAACAGTGCCTCCGGGGACCGATCTTGTGGAAGTTATCGCAATGATGGAAAGAGACCATGTCAACAGCCTTGTTGTCATGGAGAACGACACAATTTCCGGGATTGTAAAACGCGATGATATCATAAAGGAAGTGGCGAAATGACAAAAGAAGTTTTTATCAAAGATATAATGGCAAAGCCGATGACGATCGCAAAATCAGCAAAGATCACTGAAGCTCTTGATAAGATGCTGGACGGGGGAATCGACCCTCTCATTGCGGTGAATAACAACGCGGTTGTCGGGACGGTATCCCGCCAGGCCATAGCCGAGAAGCTGGGCAGCAAGCAGAACTCGGATATCGCCCCTGCCGCCATCCATGTCGCAAGTGTTGTCGACGAGGACTTCACAAGTGTATATCCGGATGAAAGCGTCAACGTGCTCATCCCGCTGCTCCAGCGCTACAAGCTGGTCGTGGTCTATGATGCCGACCACAAGCTCATCGGCCAGGTGGCGGCAGGCGACCTGTTGAAGAAGTACATCCCGGAAGATGGGATTGCAGGAGCGGTAGAAAAAGTGGTCACGATCGATGCCGGCGAGCGGGTAGTCCACCTGCGGCGCCGGATGCTGGATGACAATATCACCCGCTTTGTGGTCTCGGAACAAGAGAAATACGTGGGGATTGTAACGGAGACCGATGTTGCCATTGCACTCCGGAAGTTCCGCGAATCCGTGACCGACAACCACCAGGATCACCGGATCCGGAACCTGCTGGTAAAGGACATCATGAGCGCTCCCTTACTCTCCGTTGAGCGGAGTGCAAAGGCAGCGGACATTGTTGCCCTCATGCTCAAGAAGAATATCAGCTCCCTGCCGGTGATGGACAAAGGCAAACTCTTCGGCCTTGTCACGCGCCGCTCTCTGGTAAATGCTCTCTGATGCAAGCGGATAATCACACAACCTCTTTTTTCATCAATTCTCGTCCGGTTTTCCCTGCCCGGCGGACCGTCACGTGTATGTAGCTGTCCTGCCCATATCCTGTCAGATGGTTATGAACACAGGGAATGTCCGGTTCCGGCAGATGAACCGGGATGAAGTAGGGATCGCGGTGGAATGGGCCGCTGGCGAGGGATGGAATCCCGGGCTTTCGGATGCAGCATGTTTTTATCCGGTTGACCCTGAGGGGTTCTTCTGCGCCGAATATGAGGGGAAGATTATCGGGACGGTCTCGGTTGTAAACTATGATGACAGGTTCTCTTTTGCAGGGCTCTACGTAGTAGATCCTTCCTGGCGGGAGCATGGGATCGGGATGGAACTCTGCCGGCATGCCTGGGCCCATGCCGGGTCCCGTGTTATCGGGGCTGACGGGGTTGTTGCCATGGTTGGCAAGTACGAGAAAGACGGGGGTCTCTTCCTGCACTACAACAATGCCCGGTACGAAGGCCGGGGCGGGGGTGCGGTGCCAGGGGGTCTTGTCCCGATAAGCGATGTCCGCTTCAGGGACCTGGCAGACTACGATGCCGCCCACTTCCCGGCCCGGCGCGAGGAGTTCCTCCGCTGCTGGATCAGTCAGGAGGGGCACTTAGGGCTTGCGAGACAGGACCCCGAGGGGAATATCCTCGGGTACGGCGTCCGGAGGGCCTGCCGGACCGGTCATAAGATAGGCCCGCTCTTTGCCCGGGACCGGCCAACCGCGGAACTCATTCTCGACGGCCTTGTTGCCGGCATCCCGGGCGAGCAGTTCTTCCTCGATATCCCGGTCCCGAACGAAGGAGCGGTCGCGCTCGTGAAGGACCGGGGGATGGTGCCGGTCTTTTACACGGCCCGGCTCTACACCCGGCCGGAACCGGTTCCCCTTCCCATCCATGAGATCTTCGGGGTCACCACCTTCGAGCTCGGGTAGGAAAAACCTCCTCTCTCCCCCTATTTCGGGGAGAGGGTTCCCCCGTTTGCAAGGGTATATGTCTTGCCCCCGAGGGCGCTGTTGGCGGCAAGGCTATTGTCATAGGTGACCGTATGACCGTTGCCAATGATGTTCGTTATACTGGTTCCCGAGATCCCGCTTGCGTCAGCGAGGCCGGTCAGAGCCGAATCGGCAGTCACGGTCCACGAGCTCGTTGCATCGAGGCTGAGCGCCGCCGTATTGATGGAGCCGGTCAGGGATGAGCCGTTTTTGAGCGAGGCTGCAATCGAACTGATACTGTCCGTGACAAGGCTCCCGGCCAGCTTCTCGTTATCTGCTGTAAAGGTGACCGTACCCCCGTTCTTTCCCGAGGTTCCCCATCGGTCGGTTGCGGCTGCCTTGATGAGCGTGTCCGAAGCGCTTGTGACACTCACGCCCGTGAGGGTAATCACGGCATTGGTGTTCGTCACGAAGAAGGCCGGTCCTGCCGTGGAGGCATAGGATCCGCCGGTCATCGTGAACGTACCGGTCCCGACATCGGCATCGCCGGACATGCTCTGGTAGATCATCGTGCCTCCGGTCTTCTCCACCCCACCGGTAAGATCCGTGCTGGTCAGGGTGATGGTGTTGAAGCCCTCAATGACCGCGGCCTCGGTCCCGGTTGAGGTGATCGTAGCGCCGGTAACCGTGATCTGTCCCGTGGAATAGATCCCCGGCGAGTCCCTGCCTGAAGACGTAATGGTCCCGCCGCTAACGGTGACCGTGCCGCTGCCCCGGTCAGTTGCAAGGGGGGCGCCATTGGCACCGGTGGTTGCAATATCCACGTTCTTCAGGATCAGGGTGCCGCCATTGGTTGCCATGACCCCGTGGCCCCCTCCGCCGGACGCTCTGATCGTGACATCCGTTAAGCTGATCGTGGTCCCGGTACCCGTCGGGATTGCCCCGTTGGCTCCCGAGCCGGTGGTAGTGATTGTGCCCCCGTTGATGGTCACCATGCTGCCGCCATTGGCCAGCACAGCGCCGTTGAGCCCGTAGAAGCTGCTGGCGTCACTGGATGACGTGTCCCCGCTCGTAACGATAGTCGGGTTAATGAGCGTGAGCGTACCGCCATTCGTGACAAAAACTCCTGATACATCTTCGGTAGTGGAAGTAGACTTTGCATTCGTCTCGGTCGCGGTCCCGCCATTGAGGGTATAGGTGCCATTGAAAGTATACGAGGAGGAGCCCGAGCTGCTGCCGGGTGGGGCGCCCCCCTGTCCGGAGCCTCCCGGGGGAGCTCCCGATGGCGGCGATCCGGGTGGTGTGCCTGACGGGGGAGATCCGCCG
This region includes:
- a CDS encoding Zn-ribbon domain-containing protein produces the protein MPHKCTKCGREYKDGSTEILKGCASCGGKKFLYVKEGEINKDVLEEKSIEEIAEESHEEVLEVVEPKKKEVEMYDRVETIRIVSPGSYELNLEKMAQSDERIVSVGKEGSYVIDLMSMAKEEPKKKAPKDKKKK
- a CDS encoding GTPase — protein: MKIFYQTFGTAKKKFSSFLNRFFKKKRTRIGIYGPPNAGKTTLANRIARDWTGDAVGPVSEIPHETRRARKKEDVIISGANGNTITMDIVDTPGVTTKIDYHEFLEFGMEKDEAIIRAREATEGVAEAMHWLREDIDGVVYMLDSTLDPFMQVNIMMIGIIESRNLPVIIVANKIDLPDAAPARIRSAFPQHPVVAISGLEGRNVEDLYEMMLEYFG
- a CDS encoding CBS domain-containing protein; this encodes MKKTSSAIRFETRVPLKEIMRHDPTTISSDATVAKAAAAMCHDDVGSCIVLQHNLPVGIVTEQDINCKVVAKDLKPSTVHVNEIMSTPLITLSAEKTVGDAAHMMVKHKVRRLPVVNESKKVIGIVTVRDLLTVSNELNELLTDLIEINREEIVEQGICSRCSQMSDDLKRVDSVLLCPRCREEDNIT
- a CDS encoding CBS domain-containing protein, which produces MRTAQDFIIEIPVLKPDDQITRARQILRDDRFREIYVVDGKKNLLGYIDITDGLRETSTKSNVTIRGFIRDAPMADPAESIERVAGMMREYRTDSAAVTSPKPRLIGGLLLSDLFPVIISRNELHGLVSDRMTQKVIAADPSDELQKVYTMIMESGYSAFPVVKKKRLVGIVSRRDLISSRHVRSELARNARIPLEDIMTKEVFTITPDDPVSVAAEMLVRHDVSLLPVMEGDHLAGVINRHDILAALA
- a CDS encoding CBS domain-containing protein, giving the protein MHQNDRSIKQGDRLLKMQGKLDRGPVEFKSHIAEQEGEIMAIATHDVIAMPPTQSIIAAAEHMTKCGFRRLPVTDAGTGRVRGIITSGDIMNFMGGGDKFRLVQVRHGGNLLAALNEPVRTIMTQQLATLQSDARITDAVEIIVKKKIGGLPVVDKEDVLMGIVTERDVMRVLAAQHSNLHAEDVMSSALRVTGPDSTIASVTRDMTKYRFRRLPVVSDDVLYGIVTATDIMRYLGSREVFSRLTTGSFAEVADLPVRALVAGELFTTTPEKSINDVAREMLEKNIGALPVIEDSRLIGLVTEFDLVKAFAKG
- a CDS encoding CBS domain-containing protein; the encoded protein is MYARDVMTAPVYTISPNETVAHARNLMVRHKISRLLVMEEGILSGILTKKDIAYRLRQGEPVWRRRPLDRIPAGALATENPITVAPDSPVREIARIFVKKAISSVPVIDTGCVAGIVTKTDLMKSALVRNLKGTAGDVMEDVAVVDRYHSLNHVVSVMKERNDKVLVCDEDGTPAGIITETNLAFFEDEPRVSGMVGKDVTISRRETSQKKSGLSQLSVASVIAEDVMTSPVRTVPPGTDLVEVIAMMERDHVNSLVVMENDTISGIVKRDDIIKEVAK
- a CDS encoding CBS domain-containing protein, with the translated sequence MTKEVFIKDIMAKPMTIAKSAKITEALDKMLDGGIDPLIAVNNNAVVGTVSRQAIAEKLGSKQNSDIAPAAIHVASVVDEDFTSVYPDESVNVLIPLLQRYKLVVVYDADHKLIGQVAAGDLLKKYIPEDGIAGAVEKVVTIDAGERVVHLRRRMLDDNITRFVVSEQEKYVGIVTETDVAIALRKFRESVTDNHQDHRIRNLLVKDIMSAPLLSVERSAKAADIVALMLKKNISSLPVMDKGKLFGLVTRRSLVNAL
- a CDS encoding GNAT family N-acetyltransferase: MNTGNVRFRQMNRDEVGIAVEWAAGEGWNPGLSDAACFYPVDPEGFFCAEYEGKIIGTVSVVNYDDRFSFAGLYVVDPSWREHGIGMELCRHAWAHAGSRVIGADGVVAMVGKYEKDGGLFLHYNNARYEGRGGGAVPGGLVPISDVRFRDLADYDAAHFPARREEFLRCWISQEGHLGLARQDPEGNILGYGVRRACRTGHKIGPLFARDRPTAELILDGLVAGIPGEQFFLDIPVPNEGAVALVKDRGMVPVFYTARLYTRPEPVPLPIHEIFGVTTFELG